The following are encoded in a window of Syngnathus scovelli strain Florida chromosome 4, RoL_Ssco_1.2, whole genome shotgun sequence genomic DNA:
- the lrrc28 gene encoding leucine-rich repeat-containing protein 28 isoform X1 — translation MASELHEAIFMAKQERHKNLFLNYRNLNHFPMELLKDEGLQFLERLYMKGNLLTTLPDNLAQKLPNLIELYLHSNNIVIIPEAIGNLARLQSLDLSCNSLQLLCPEIGRLRSLRHLRLSNNQLKSLPPEIGDLQFLETLDVSMNLLTSLPDRLHRCSSLQHLSADHNLLSHVPRHLCRLARLTQLSMAANILTFLPLDLGGSRELQFVFVDYNVDLKGLPSYLYNKVIGCSGCGVSPPGDDQDEALSEALLGLPAEVKAVASEADNVVPLEELAMRTLHRLYHHATGDEDVNFPPSIPLPKSLLDLLQFPLGHCHRCTQAMFTVIYPKLFPLRHTALAAVHRRTTVSFVAYCCSSRCLRTFNLQS, via the exons ATGGCCAGTGAGCTCCATGAAGCCATCTTCATGGCCAAGCAGGAGCGCCACAAGAATCTCTTCCTCAACTACAGGAATCTCAACCATTTCCCCATGGAGCTGCTCAAAGACGAGGGCTTGCAATTCCTGGAGAGGCTCTACATGAAGGGGAACTTGCTCACCACGCTG CCTGACAATCTTGCACAGAAGCTACCGAATCTAATAGAGCT ATATTTGCATTCCAACAACATCGTGATCATTCCCGAAG CTATTGGAAACTTGGCACGGCTGCAGTCACTGGACTTGAGCTGCAACTCCTTACAGTTGCTCTGCCCGGAGATTGGACGACTGAGGTCTTTGAGACACCTGCGACTGTCCAACAACCAGCTCAAAAGCCTGCCGCCAG AGATTGGTGACCTTCAGTTCCTGGAGACTCTGGACGTGTCCATGAACCTTCTGACATCGCTCCCCGACCGTCTGCACCGCTGCTCGTCCCTGCAGCACCTGAGTGCCGACCACAACCTGCTGAGCCACGTGCCGCGCCACCTCTGCCGGCTGGCTCGCCTCACCCAGCTCTCCATGGCCGCCAACATCCTCACCTTCCTCCCGCTCG ATCTGGGAGGCTCGCGCGAGCTGCAGTTTGTGTTCGTGGACTACAACGTGGACCTGAAAGGCCTTCCGTCGTACTTGTACAACAAGGTCATCGGATGCAGCGG TTGCGGCGTGTCTCCACCAGGCGACGACCAGGATGAGGCGCTGAGCGAGGCTCTGTTGGGGCTGCCGGCCGAAGTTAAAGCGGTGGCCTCTGAGGCGGACAACGTGGTCCCCTTGGAGGAGCTGGCCATGAGAACGCTTCACCGACTCTACCACCATGCCACAGGTGATGAAG ATGTGAATTTCCCGCCTTCCATTCCACTGCCAAAGAGTCTCCTGGATCTACTGCAGTTCCCTCTGGGTCACTGTCACCGCTGCACTCAAGCCATGTTCACAGTCATCTACCCCAAACTCTTCCCGCTGCGACACACCGCCCTGGCAGCGGTGCACCGCAG GACCACAGTCAGTTTTGTGGCCTACTGCTGTTCCAGCCGCTGCCTTCGGACGTTTAACCTCCAGAGCTGA
- the lrrc28 gene encoding leucine-rich repeat-containing protein 28 isoform X2 has product MASELHEAIFMAKQERHKNLFLNYRNLNHFPMELLKDEGLQFLERLYMKGNLLTTLPDNLAQKLPNLIELYLHSNNIVIIPEAIGNLARLQSLDLSCNSLQLLCPEIGRLRSLRHLRLSNNQLKSLPPEIGDLQFLETLDVSMNLLTSLPDRLHRCSSLQHLSADHNLLSHVPRHLCRLARLTQLSMAANILTFLPLDLGGSRELQFVFVDYNVDLKGLPSYLYNKVIGCSGCGVSPPGDDQDEALSEALLGLPAEVKAVASEADNVVPLEELAMRTLHRLYHHATDVNFPPSIPLPKSLLDLLQFPLGHCHRCTQAMFTVIYPKLFPLRHTALAAVHRRTTVSFVAYCCSSRCLRTFNLQS; this is encoded by the exons ATGGCCAGTGAGCTCCATGAAGCCATCTTCATGGCCAAGCAGGAGCGCCACAAGAATCTCTTCCTCAACTACAGGAATCTCAACCATTTCCCCATGGAGCTGCTCAAAGACGAGGGCTTGCAATTCCTGGAGAGGCTCTACATGAAGGGGAACTTGCTCACCACGCTG CCTGACAATCTTGCACAGAAGCTACCGAATCTAATAGAGCT ATATTTGCATTCCAACAACATCGTGATCATTCCCGAAG CTATTGGAAACTTGGCACGGCTGCAGTCACTGGACTTGAGCTGCAACTCCTTACAGTTGCTCTGCCCGGAGATTGGACGACTGAGGTCTTTGAGACACCTGCGACTGTCCAACAACCAGCTCAAAAGCCTGCCGCCAG AGATTGGTGACCTTCAGTTCCTGGAGACTCTGGACGTGTCCATGAACCTTCTGACATCGCTCCCCGACCGTCTGCACCGCTGCTCGTCCCTGCAGCACCTGAGTGCCGACCACAACCTGCTGAGCCACGTGCCGCGCCACCTCTGCCGGCTGGCTCGCCTCACCCAGCTCTCCATGGCCGCCAACATCCTCACCTTCCTCCCGCTCG ATCTGGGAGGCTCGCGCGAGCTGCAGTTTGTGTTCGTGGACTACAACGTGGACCTGAAAGGCCTTCCGTCGTACTTGTACAACAAGGTCATCGGATGCAGCGG TTGCGGCGTGTCTCCACCAGGCGACGACCAGGATGAGGCGCTGAGCGAGGCTCTGTTGGGGCTGCCGGCCGAAGTTAAAGCGGTGGCCTCTGAGGCGGACAACGTGGTCCCCTTGGAGGAGCTGGCCATGAGAACGCTTCACCGACTCTACCACCATGCCACAG ATGTGAATTTCCCGCCTTCCATTCCACTGCCAAAGAGTCTCCTGGATCTACTGCAGTTCCCTCTGGGTCACTGTCACCGCTGCACTCAAGCCATGTTCACAGTCATCTACCCCAAACTCTTCCCGCTGCGACACACCGCCCTGGCAGCGGTGCACCGCAG GACCACAGTCAGTTTTGTGGCCTACTGCTGTTCCAGCCGCTGCCTTCGGACGTTTAACCTCCAGAGCTGA
- the LOC125966734 gene encoding synaptosomal-associated protein 25-B isoform X2 yields the protein MADEADMRNELADLQTRADQIADESLESTRRMLALVEESKDAGIRTLVMLDEQGEQLDRVEEGMNKVNADLKEAEKDLKDIGQCCGLICPCIKKIKGGGQAWGANQDGVVNSQPGARVVDEREQMAISGGFIRRVTDDARENEMDENLEQVGGIIGNLRHMALDMGQEIDTQNRQIDRIMDKADSNKTRIDEANQRATKMLGSG from the exons ATGGCGGACGAAGCAGACATGCGCAACGAGCTGGCCGACCTGCAGACTCGCGCCGACCAGATAGCCGACGAG TCTCTGGAGAGCACTCGCCGCATGCTGGCTCTGGTGGAGGAG AGTAAAGATGCTGGCATCAGGACTCTTGTCATGTTGGACGAGCAGGGAG AGCAACTCGATCGCGTGGAGGAGGGCATGAACAAGGTCAACGCAGACCTGAAGGAAGCCGAGAAAGATTTAAAAGATATAGGCCAGTGCTGTGGGCTGATATGCCCGTGTATTAAAAA GATTAAGGGTGGGGGCCAGGCCTGGGGAGCCAATCAGGACGGTGTGGTCAACAGCCAGCCTGGCGCTCGGGTGGTGGACGAGCGCGAGCAGATGGCCATCAGCGGGGGCTTCATTCGCag GGTAACAGATGACGCCCGCGAGAACGAGATGGACGAGAACCTGGAGCAGGTGGGCGGCATCATCGGCAATCTGCGTCACATGGCTCTGGACATGGGCCAGGAGATCGACACCCAGAATCGCCAGATTGACCGCATCATGGACAAg GCTGACTCCAACAAGACCCGAATCGATGAGGCCAACCAGCGTGCAACAAAGATGTTGGGCAGTGGCTGA
- the LOC125966734 gene encoding synaptosomal-associated protein 25-A isoform X1, producing MADEADMRNELADLQTRADQIADESLESTRRMLALVEESKDAGIRTLVMLDEQGEQLERIEEGMDQINKDMKDAEKNLNNLGQFCGLCSCPCNKIKGGGQAWGANQDGVVNSQPGARVVDEREQMAISGGFIRRVTDDARENEMDENLEQVGGIIGNLRHMALDMGQEIDTQNRQIDRIMDKADSNKTRIDEANQRATKMLGSG from the exons ATGGCGGACGAAGCAGACATGCGCAACGAGCTGGCCGACCTGCAGACTCGCGCCGACCAGATAGCCGACGAG TCTCTGGAGAGCACTCGCCGCATGCTGGCTCTGGTGGAGGAG AGTAAAGATGCTGGCATCAGGACTCTTGTCATGTTGGACGAGCAGGGAG AGCAACTGGAGCGCATCGAGGAGGGGATGGACCAGATCAATAAGGACATGAAGGATGCAGAAAAGAATTTGAACAATCTAGGACAGTTCTGTGGTCTTTGTTCATGTCCGTGTAACAA GATTAAGGGTGGGGGCCAGGCCTGGGGAGCCAATCAGGACGGTGTGGTCAACAGCCAGCCTGGCGCTCGGGTGGTGGACGAGCGCGAGCAGATGGCCATCAGCGGGGGCTTCATTCGCag GGTAACAGATGACGCCCGCGAGAACGAGATGGACGAGAACCTGGAGCAGGTGGGCGGCATCATCGGCAATCTGCGTCACATGGCTCTGGACATGGGCCAGGAGATCGACACCCAGAATCGCCAGATTGACCGCATCATGGACAAg GCTGACTCCAACAAGACCCGAATCGATGAGGCCAACCAGCGTGCAACAAAGATGTTGGGCAGTGGCTGA
- the LOC125966744 gene encoding cytochrome c oxidase subunit 5A, mitochondrial — MFRAVFRLSATGARTLVTRFRPGHTAPLASRCYSHATVESDEEFDARWVTYFNKPDIDNWELKKGMNTLIGYDLVPEAKILDSALRACRRLNDLASAIRILEAVKDKAGPHKDIYPYLIQELQPTLSELGISTPEELGIDKV; from the exons ATGTTCCGTGCCGTCTTCCGGCTCTCGGCCACAGGCGCCCGGACCTTGGTGACCCGGTTCCGACCTGGCCACACAG CGCCGCTCGCTTCCAGATGTTACTCACATGCCACAGTGGAGTCAGATGAGGAGTTTGACGCCCGCTGGGTCACCTACTTCAACAAGCCCGACATCGACAACTGGGAGCTGAAGAAAG GGATGAACACTTTGATCGGGTATGACCTGGTACCCGAGGCCAAAATCCTGGATTCAGCTCTTAGGGCGTGCCGGAGACTCAACGACCTGGCCAGTGCCATCCGCATCCTGGAGGCTGTCAAG gatAAAGCGGGACCTCACAAAGACATTTATCCATACTTGATCCAAGAGCTGCAGCCCACGCTGTCGGAACTCGGCATCTCCACGCCGGAGGAGCTCGGCATTGACAAGGTTTAG